The Pediococcus inopinatus region AACAATGGGGGTTCATCTAATTAGAATTGATGAAGATTCTAAAGTTGCAACAATGGCTAAAGTTGATCATGAAGATGAAGATCAACCAGATGAGGAAAATAAAGATTCATCTGATCAATCTGACAATAGCGAGACAACTGAAAAAACAGTTACTGAAGAAAATACTGACGATCAAGAAAAATAAATAAATAGAATCCCGATAAACGACGTAATTTAATTATGTATCGTTTATTGGGATTTTTTGTTTATTGCGTTGAACAAGTATGAATGCTATAATTTAAGTTCGTGAGTAACTATTAATTTAGAAGCTCTCCTTGCTTTCTTAAAATTGTTGAGAAAGCCACTTAGTCCATAAGGAGGTGTAAAACACATGGCACAAAAATCATACGAAATTACTTATATCATTGCGCCAGATGTTGACGAAGCAGCTAAGGCAGCCTTAGTAGAACGTTTCGACAAGATCTTGACAGACAATGGTGCAGAAGTGGTTGATTCAAAAGATTGGTCCAAGCGTCGTTTTGCTTATGAGATCGGTGGATACAATGAAGGTATCTATCATGTTATAAACGCCAAAACAAACGATGACAAGGCCTTAAATGAATTTGACCGAATCGCTAAGATTACTGATGGTATCTTACGTCACATGATCGTTGTACGTTAAACAATAAACTTAATTAATTCAGGAAGGAGTCATTGTTTATGATAAACCGAACAGTTCTTGTTGGACGCTTAACCAGAGACCCTGATTTACGATACACCAACAGCGGTGCTGCAGTTGCAACCTTTACAGTTGCAGTTAATCGGCAATTTACGAACTCACAAGGAGAACGTGAAGCTGATTTTATTAACTGTGTTATTTGGCGAAAAGCCGCAGAAAATTTCGCTAACTTTACCCATAAAGGTTCATTGATTGGAGTTGATGGGCGGATTCAAACCCGGTCATATGAAAATCAACAGAATCAGCGGGTATATGTTACGGAAGTTGTCGTTGAAAACTTTTCATTGTTGGAATCCCGTTCTCAATCCGAACAGCGTCAACGGCAGGAGAACAACTCGGGATTTCAAAGCAATGCTCCGCAATCATCCGAAAATACCAATCCGTTTGATGCCGGGCAAGGAAACACTAATAGCAGTAATAACCAGAGCAATAGCAATGGTCCTGCTTCAAGTGCCAGTACGAACCCGAACGATCCGTTTGCAAATAACGGCGAACAAATTGATATTTCCGACGATGATTTACCATTCTAATAACTATTAGAGGAGGGATATTCAATGGCTCAACAACAAAGAAGAGGCGGAAATCGTCGACGTCGTAAAGTCGACTTTATCGCAGCTAACCATATCGATTATATCGATTACAAAGATACAGACTTACTGAAACGTTTCATTTCAGAACGAGGCAAGGTTTTGCCACGTCGTGTTACCGGAACAAGTGCTAAGAACCAACGTCGTTTGACAATTGCAATCAAACGATCACGGATCATGGGCTTACTTCCATTCGTTTCCGAAGAATAATTCAAATGGGTCTCTGTCAAACTGTATTGGTAGAGATTTTTGAAGGCATGTTCACTTCGGTGAATGTGCTTTTTGTTTACTCATGAATTAAACTGATACGAATGAAGAAGTTATGAATATTTCGAAAACCAAAACAGCTACGCTTTAATACCTTGATTTTGCGATTAAGTCCTTCAATAGGACCGTTAGAATACGGATAACGACAACTGTTGAGCACTGCTGAGCCGTTCTTAACGAAGGTTGAAATGGTGACGTCCATTTGATTACCAGCTACTTGGTAGTTGGTAATCAAATTTTTAAATCCCGTGGCATTCTTTTGGTGGATAGCAGTTAGAATGCCTTGATAAGTTTGATACACAGTTTTGAATTCTGGAAATTCATCTAAGGCAAGGTCGATGGCGTTCTGTTGGGTCATATACTCGTTAATGCCTCGTAAATAGATAAGCTTAGTGTCATTGATTTTCTCTTCTGCCAAATGAAATAAACGCCATTGAGATTTAAGGATGCGGTAAATGCGTGAATGCTTATCTTGAAAAGTACGGATAATGCGTGTACGTACATTGTCTAGTGCACGACCAGCAAGCTGAATAATGTGGAAACGGTCAATAATCGTGACAGCGTTCGGGAATAAACGATGAATAAAGCTGGCATATTCGGCGTTCATATCAATAGTAATTGTTTGAACTTTCGCACGTTCTTGAACTGAATAACGAGCTTCAAAGTAATCAATGATATCCTTACTGAGACGATCTTCGAGGGTCACAATGCGGCGATGACTAACGGCATCGCAACAGTTAAAGG contains the following coding sequences:
- the rpsF gene encoding 30S ribosomal protein S6; translation: MAQKSYEITYIIAPDVDEAAKAALVERFDKILTDNGAEVVDSKDWSKRRFAYEIGGYNEGIYHVINAKTNDDKALNEFDRIAKITDGILRHMIVVR
- the ssb gene encoding single-stranded DNA-binding protein, with protein sequence MINRTVLVGRLTRDPDLRYTNSGAAVATFTVAVNRQFTNSQGEREADFINCVIWRKAAENFANFTHKGSLIGVDGRIQTRSYENQQNQRVYVTEVVVENFSLLESRSQSEQRQRQENNSGFQSNAPQSSENTNPFDAGQGNTNSSNNQSNSNGPASSASTNPNDPFANNGEQIDISDDDLPF
- the rpsR gene encoding 30S ribosomal protein S18, translating into MAQQQRRGGNRRRRKVDFIAANHIDYIDYKDTDLLKRFISERGKVLPRRVTGTSAKNQRRLTIAIKRSRIMGLLPFVSEE
- a CDS encoding ISL3 family transposase → MCYDLIAKQNRKEEKQMSLTNSILSLFEMTDPNITVTGVTKKRCPNGQRIHVVHANLSYQLVKCPHCGHKSLIKNGTHVSHLRLGTLSGGRYEMQLRRQRYQCQHCLKTCGAKTNLVRRNETFTHNVKHQVIVLARDMLTSKEIAKICGISPSSVQRILNANIHLAYRVKQLPPNLCFDEFRSCNHLMSFNCCDAVSHRRIVTLEDRLSKDIIDYFEARYSVQERAKVQTITIDMNAEYASFIHRLFPNAVTIIDRFHIIQLAGRALDNVRTRIIRTFQDKHSRIYRILKSQWRLFHLAEEKINDTKLIYLRGINEYMTQQNAIDLALDEFPEFKTVYQTYQGILTAIHQKNATGFKNLITNYQVAGNQMDVTISTFVKNGSAVLNSCRYPYSNGPIEGLNRKIKVLKRSCFGFRNIHNFFIRISLIHE